The genomic region gcacctgtagaagcccttcttatgattcttcttcacatcccttgccaaattcagctccagctgtgccttagctttcccgaccccatccctatattcttcccaggatgcgtgtctctgcttccaccgcctacgcatttcctccttgcgcttcagctcgaccagaaggtccttactcagccatgctgggctcctgccttccttgcctgatttcatagaatcgtctaggtcggaagggacctttaagatcatcgagtccaaccattaacctaacgctgccaaaaccacgtccctaagcgccgcgtctacccgtcttttaaatacctccagggatggtgattcaaccacttccctgggcagcctggtccaacgttcgataaccctttccgtgaagaaatttttcctaatatctgtcctaaacctcccctggcgcaactcgaggccgtttcctctcatcttatcgcctgttacttgggagaagagaccaacccccgcctcgctacaacctcctttccggtagttgtagagagcgataaggtctcccctcagcctcctttactccaggctaagccaccccagttccctcagccgctcctcataagccttgtgctccagacccctcaccagctccgttgcccttctccggacacgctccagcacctccgtgtctttcttgtagtgagaggcccaaaactgaacacagtattcgaggtgcggcctcagcggtgctgagtacagggggacagtcgcttccccagtcctgctcgccacgctattcctgatacaggccaggatgctgttggccgccttggccacctgggcacactgctggctcacattcagacggctgtctaccaatacccccaggctcttttctgccgggcagctttccagccactcttccccaagcctgtagcgttgcacggggttgttgtgacccaagtgcaggacccggcacttggccttgttgaacctcataccatcggcctcggcccatcgatccagcctgtccagatccctctgtagagccatcctaccctcaagcagatcgacgctcccgcccaacttggtgtcggctgcaaacttactgagtgagggtgcactcgatcccctcgtccaggtcgttgagaaagatattaaacagaaccggccccggtactgagccctggggaacaccacttgtgaccggccgccaactggatttaactccattcaccacaactctctgggcccggccctccagccagttctttacccagcaaagagtacgcccgtccaagccacgagcagccagtttctccaggagaacgctgtgggaaacggtgtcaaaggctttactaaagtctaggtagacgaatttctattttcccatttcttacgcgtgggaatcgagagctcttgtgctcgaagaaaaaacgtcctgaaagagctgccagctcccttctgctccttctgcacaggggcttccaactcctcctgtttgttacctgtgctgcgcgcagtggtatagaggcacttcagttgggctgccgaccgtgtcgcctttctggaggatcaagccccaagtcctttgcggcatttctcaggggttcccctgttggttcctaacgcatcagcagcccctggctcttctctgttgctcagaactccatccccttcccccgctgagcctagtttaaagccctccttgtaagtccggccagcttgttggcaaagaccctcttgccccgcttggtcaggcgaatcccatcagctcccaacagacccggcttctcaaaggtacacccgtgatcacagaagccaaaacctcgcgtatggcaccagctacgcagccaggcattcacctgttcaattcgtctcctccttgctggacccctccctctgactgggaggagagaggagaccaccacctgtgctcctgatccttttaacattgctccgagggacataaagtctctttggagggttctaagttgcctcgtcagaccctacgcggaatagtaggagcgcatgataacctgcagggatcaccaggctcggcagcctctcggcgacgccacggatgcgagcccctggtaggcagcagacttctcgagagaaatcgcctggacggcaaacgggtgcgtcggtgcctctcagtaggggatctccaattgctaacaccttacgtgcttttctggtggcactggttctgatgcgggcgggaggttgggtcagctttgcgtggttggcttggccaagttaaccaagctcacacccacctccttatagctgttcctgggtttccaacacgcgcacacaaagagcatccaacaggctccgcacattttcatcccttcgcacgcaggagttccggtgccttgtctctttcattaccaagtgagaacaaagggagactagagccctctgctcacaagagcctcttattgctcagaaagaaggctttttctcttgaaatttccccccctcgaagcaactggatccccagcgatttcctgactttcctgtctccaaaaccccagtcactatcgttccttaaagcaccaacccccttcaacacttctacatggaggaatctgccctttaggctttgtgatggattgacctcggccggctgtcaggggcccgcccagccgctctctcactgcccctcctcaacaggacagggggagaaaataggatgaaaaagttccttcaggaaacatccaccggccggacccacaggcagcagggaaatacctgccccggacagcgctttgccctttcttcaataggttttcccaggggcgcccccggcttcgctgagccgctcagctttggcctgcggcaagtccagtgcctagctggctggcaccagctgcgtccagcacagggcagaccctggcctcttctcacacaggctacccccgcaggccgcacctggagcgccgtgtccagttctggtccccacaattcaaaaaagagacgcagaccgactggggaaggtcccaaggagggccgcaaagatgaccaaagggctggagaacctgccctaggaggaaaggctgaaggagttgggtctcttctcccttgcagaagagaaggctcgcgggggagggaacctcatcgcagtctgccagtacttaaagggcggctacaaagaagaggacggaggctttcccacaaaagcacccttgtatggcatgcctgtagcgtcgcatacagtattttctaaaggtgttgcagcagcagccgcctacactggctttacgtacatttgcgtaccgcttccaaagagccaagagtctgcttcctacaggatgcaggagactgctaagccgtcccagcgtcacgcttcaaatgactggccaaatcactatctatctatagaacactgttaacagaccgacccagtccacgtacttacactccggggagacgccgttttaacttgcggaactatttccctcagtaagacgcacaagacggaggtgagatccccatgctaaatctttattgtgcaactgctgctcacagcttttattaccttccacagacacgcggcacaaaacattcgacatcaacagtgcctagatcgacgggcaacagacgaaatccattcagcggcgatttgtacacgtgcagcagctcttgcggtgcaaaaatctcagccaggcggccagcccaactgacggccacccagaatacgtagatgtacgtgacagacaggctgcccaccctcgggcccttcatccgcaaccatccggaatccatcggtcaggcccaggtgagcagcatgctgcttgccaacaatcattaaatgcccaagaagctggagaaggaagtacaaaaccataaataagtaaaataaaaagccacacacaagaaggggagagggcagggaggggaggaatgagagcagagaagcacccagagaaaccagttagccaactcctagcaattcaaccactgcgcttcaaattactgtctgtccgcctgcaaccggcatttcccaagcaaagctacaaagaccgattacgcacactgtaggggggggggaagaaagagggctacgcaattgttttcaagctagacagtaacggactacaaaacagccacagaagctaagtttgtctccgggttaaagccccccattatctcttcaggcaacatacgcaactcgggtggaaaataagcttcaggctgccttttgcgtgggtttacaaagtctctgaacttgacttttatagccaaaagcgaagcatccagcacctctcgaccagctttgcccttcctcacccccgacctgccaaaaaccccaagccctcttctccgtattagaagaagtactactcctcctcttgctctaaaccgtgacagtaggcatcaccctgcgctccaaaacaacactgcattttgcaccaggagtacgtacccagggatgagcattgctttatatcgctactttcggtcaaaaagctcagctccattacaagccagagagaaaagattatagcgccagaaaacccaaaccagcctaccgtgccctatcaagaggaaaaggggggatgggaaagagtctactaaattaggaactaacgacaggtacagtttagcatacagaaagcttccacagtacttacacattcaccaggatcttctgcttcgcataacctcataattgcctccttaggcatggctaggaaaag from Larus michahellis chromosome W, bLarMic1.1, whole genome shotgun sequence harbors:
- the LOC141735635 gene encoding LOW QUALITY PROTEIN: adenosine 5'-monophosphoramidase HINT1-like (The sequence of the model RefSeq protein was modified relative to this genomic sequence to represent the inferred CDS: deleted 1 base in 1 codon), which codes for MEGKKKASSRGVVVADEVIGARAARPGAAATRSVFGKIIGKALPANVAYEDEERLAFRDLSPQAPMLFLAMPKEAIMRLCEAEDPGECLLGHLMIVGKQHAAHLGLTDGFRMVADEGPEGGQPVCHVHLRILGGRQLGWPPG